Proteins encoded together in one Armatimonadota bacterium window:
- a CDS encoding phytanoyl-CoA dioxygenase family protein, whose protein sequence is MSPSVELSDEHVAQFHDEGYLKLPNLSTPEELAQMRAVYDDLFAGQEGADTGMRFDLAARESAKPKLPQVLDPGKFRPELRQTLAWANAGRVLEQLLGREPDWRGDHAILKPAGYGVATPWHQDEAYWEPELEHSSLSIWLPLQDVDERSGCMCFVPGSHRLDILPHQPIGNDPKVHGLELAGPDPKGVVAVPLRAGEATVHGGRTLHFAPPNTSDVPRRAYIMMGGLAGRPLAVPRRFPWQELQKAAGAPASE, encoded by the coding sequence ATGTCGCCATCCGTTGAGCTCTCCGATGAGCATGTCGCCCAGTTCCACGACGAGGGCTACCTCAAGCTCCCAAACCTGAGCACACCAGAGGAACTTGCGCAAATGAGGGCCGTCTACGACGACCTCTTCGCCGGGCAGGAGGGCGCCGACACGGGCATGCGGTTTGACCTTGCGGCGCGCGAGAGCGCCAAGCCAAAGCTTCCCCAAGTGCTCGATCCGGGCAAGTTTCGCCCCGAGCTCCGCCAGACCCTGGCTTGGGCCAACGCGGGAAGGGTGCTGGAACAGCTTCTGGGCCGAGAGCCCGACTGGAGGGGAGACCACGCGATCCTCAAGCCGGCCGGCTATGGGGTGGCCACGCCATGGCACCAAGATGAGGCTTACTGGGAGCCCGAGCTCGAACACTCGTCCCTGAGCATCTGGCTGCCACTGCAGGACGTCGACGAGCGGTCGGGGTGCATGTGCTTCGTGCCCGGATCGCATCGGCTCGACATCCTCCCGCACCAGCCGATCGGCAACGACCCCAAGGTCCATGGCCTGGAGCTCGCTGGTCCAGACCCGAAAGGCGTGGTGGCTGTGCCGCTCAGGGCCGGGGAGGCCACCGTTCACGGGGGCCGGACCCTCCATTTCGCGCCGCCCAACACTTCTGATGTCCCCCGCCGCGCTTACATCATGATGGGTGGGCTGGCGGGTAGGCCGTTAGCGGTTCCGAGAAGGTTTCCTTGGCAAGAGCTTCAGAAAGCTGCCGGCGCGCCTGCGAGCGAGTAG
- a CDS encoding FKBP-type peptidyl-prolyl cis-trans isomerase, which yields MGSDLIVAFKVGLALMGVQPGVAASKPVDPRAASIQEGGSPVGLPAKPGDRVTVEFVVSTMEGKEIANSAKRGLPYTVAIGDPASNPFWQTALGSCRVGMERKIMFSAENFFGTEGAPPVVPADTPLLGIIRIVRIVRSAAAAPPPSTAQR from the coding sequence ATGGGTTCTGACCTCATTGTTGCGTTCAAGGTCGGGCTGGCGCTGATGGGCGTGCAGCCTGGCGTTGCGGCGTCCAAGCCGGTTGACCCCAGGGCGGCCTCGATTCAGGAAGGGGGAAGCCCCGTCGGGCTCCCCGCCAAGCCTGGCGACCGGGTGACCGTCGAGTTCGTTGTGTCCACGATGGAGGGCAAGGAGATCGCCAATTCGGCGAAGCGGGGATTGCCCTACACGGTCGCCATCGGCGACCCGGCTTCGAACCCGTTTTGGCAGACCGCGCTCGGCTCATGCCGGGTGGGGATGGAGCGAAAGATCATGTTTAGCGCGGAGAACTTCTTCGGAACGGAAGGGGCGCCTCCCGTGGTGCCGGCGGACACGCCCCTGTTGGGGATCATCCGGATCGTTCGCATCGTGCGTTCCGCGGCCGCCGCGCCGCCTCCCAGCACCGCCCAAAGGTAG
- a CDS encoding ABC transporter permease, giving the protein MLAELKELWRFRELLYSMVERELKIRYKNSFLGFFWSLLNPLMTVAVLTFVFRNYVGYETKNLSAYILAAYLPFVFFQMSVLDSAQSVLSNVQLIKKIYFPREILPLAQIISNFIHLTLALLVFFGYLLFVYWRDPTISPFQATSFYLPLVLLVNLALAAGVGLLVSALNTFYEDVKYIVTVMLWMLLFLCPVMYFSETVYAKSLENGQVGIGYYLYHLNPVAMLCTAYRKILVAPQPVEMKDASGHVATLPALPMDWALFGMTALTSVVLLVVGYAVFNRLKWRFVERP; this is encoded by the coding sequence ATGCTTGCGGAACTCAAGGAGCTATGGCGCTTTCGCGAGCTGCTGTACAGCATGGTCGAGCGCGAGCTCAAAATCCGCTATAAGAACAGCTTTCTCGGCTTCTTTTGGTCACTGCTAAATCCATTAATGACGGTCGCGGTCCTCACGTTCGTTTTTCGTAACTATGTGGGCTATGAGACCAAGAACCTTAGCGCGTATATCCTCGCCGCCTATCTGCCTTTCGTGTTCTTCCAGATGTCCGTTTTGGATTCGGCACAGTCTGTGCTTTCAAACGTGCAGTTAATCAAGAAAATATACTTTCCGCGCGAAATCCTGCCTTTGGCGCAGATCATTTCGAATTTCATCCACTTGACCTTGGCGTTATTGGTTTTCTTTGGGTACCTGCTCTTCGTCTACTGGCGCGATCCGACGATTTCTCCGTTCCAGGCCACTTCGTTCTATTTGCCCTTGGTGCTCCTCGTGAACCTTGCCCTTGCAGCGGGGGTAGGGCTTCTTGTCAGCGCGCTCAACACGTTCTATGAAGATGTCAAGTACATCGTTACCGTCATGCTCTGGATGCTGCTGTTCCTTTGCCCTGTGATGTACTTTAGTGAGACTGTCTATGCCAAATCGCTGGAGAACGGCCAAGTCGGCATAGGCTACTACCTCTATCACCTGAACCCCGTTGCGATGCTGTGCACCGCGTACCGCAAGATCCTGGTCGCGCCGCAGCCGGTGGAGATGAAGGACGCAAGCGGCCATGTGGCCACGCTGCCGGCCCTGCCGATGGACTGGGCGCTCTTTGGAATGACCGCGCTCACCTCCGTGGTGCTCCTCGTCGTGGGTTACGCCGTTTTCAACCGTCTGAAGTGGCGGTTTGTGGAGAGGCCCTAA
- a CDS encoding ABC transporter ATP-binding protein codes for MGPAAIEIRDLRKEFLLSHSGVGSIKTMLLWWRRKEIEHLEVLKGLSLDVAKGESVAIIGRNGAGKSTLLSLIARVYRPTSGTVAVNGRIAPLLELGAGFHPDLTGLENIFFNGVILGVSRAEMRKRVEPIVEFSELRRHIDAPVRTYSSGMLARLGFAVAVHVSADVLLVDEVLAVGDVEFEQKCYRKIDEFRASGGSILFVSHQMDSVRRVADRCIWLKSGLIHEQGAPAEITARYEREASAPSEGL; via the coding sequence GTGGGACCTGCGGCCATCGAGATCCGGGACCTCCGCAAGGAGTTCTTACTGAGCCATTCGGGGGTGGGCTCGATCAAGACGATGCTCCTTTGGTGGCGTCGGAAGGAAATTGAGCATCTGGAAGTCCTGAAGGGCCTTTCGCTCGATGTCGCCAAAGGGGAGTCCGTGGCCATCATCGGCAGGAACGGCGCGGGCAAGAGCACCCTGCTTTCGCTCATCGCCAGGGTGTACAGGCCGACGTCGGGAACGGTCGCCGTCAACGGCAGGATTGCACCGCTTCTCGAGCTCGGCGCGGGGTTTCACCCCGACCTGACCGGCCTTGAAAACATCTTCTTCAACGGCGTCATTCTTGGCGTTTCACGGGCCGAAATGCGAAAGCGAGTGGAGCCGATCGTGGAGTTTTCGGAGCTTCGAAGGCACATTGATGCCCCCGTTCGGACCTATTCCAGCGGGATGCTCGCCAGGCTGGGGTTTGCGGTGGCGGTTCATGTGAGCGCCGACGTCCTGCTCGTGGATGAGGTGCTCGCCGTCGGTGACGTGGAATTCGAGCAGAAGTGCTACCGCAAGATTGACGAATTTCGCGCCTCGGGCGGGAGCATTTTGTTCGTTTCGCATCAGATGGATTCAGTGCGCCGGGTGGCCGATCGGTGCATCTGGCTCAAGTCCGGATTGATCCACGAACAGGGCGCTCCCGCTGAGATCACGGCCCGCTACGAGCGGGAGGCATCGGCCCCATCCGAGGGGCTTTGA
- a CDS encoding glycosyltransferase family 2 protein: MPKVSVVVVSYNTRDKLRQCLSAIEVEHDAIVVDNASRDGSADMVASEFPGAKLIRNADNRGFGAANNQGIELASGELVLLLNSDCYASPGAIARLAEAFSDPSVVAAGGKLLNLDGSLQHSSANRLTLWAVFCEQSLLEKLFQNSSLFSPYWNSRRHDATAEVEQVMGACLMMRRDLERFDERFFLYCEDTELCCRLRGHGKILYVPEATFVHELGSSGATGRWRSVALYNRGKELYFAIHRGSLQSAVCWLLNRLGALLRMLVWGVPALLTMFLVPRYRRQAKLFWRVLKAPRMGPMPPARSGP, translated from the coding sequence ATGCCTAAGGTCAGCGTCGTGGTGGTCAGCTACAACACGCGCGACAAGCTGCGGCAATGCCTTTCCGCCATCGAGGTCGAGCATGACGCGATCGTCGTGGACAACGCCTCGCGAGATGGTTCCGCCGACATGGTGGCATCTGAGTTTCCAGGCGCGAAGCTGATTCGCAACGCCGACAACCGAGGCTTTGGCGCGGCAAACAACCAAGGAATCGAGCTTGCTTCGGGAGAGCTGGTCCTGCTGTTGAACAGCGACTGTTACGCCTCCCCCGGGGCCATCGCGCGGCTCGCGGAAGCGTTCTCCGACCCAAGCGTCGTTGCGGCCGGAGGCAAGCTTCTGAACCTGGACGGCTCGCTCCAGCATTCGTCGGCAAACAGGCTCACCTTGTGGGCGGTCTTCTGCGAGCAGTCGCTTCTTGAGAAGCTCTTTCAAAACAGTTCCCTCTTCTCACCCTATTGGAACAGCCGTCGGCACGATGCCACGGCAGAAGTCGAGCAGGTGATGGGTGCTTGTCTGATGATGCGTCGTGATTTGGAGCGGTTTGACGAGCGCTTCTTCCTTTACTGCGAGGACACGGAGCTTTGCTGCCGCTTGCGGGGGCACGGCAAGATCCTGTACGTGCCTGAAGCCACCTTCGTCCACGAGCTTGGGTCGAGCGGCGCCACCGGAAGGTGGCGCTCCGTCGCCCTCTACAACCGGGGAAAGGAGCTGTATTTTGCCATCCATCGCGGCTCGTTACAGTCTGCCGTGTGCTGGCTGCTGAACCGTCTGGGAGCGCTCCTGAGAATGCTGGTTTGGGGGGTGCCGGCGCTGCTTACGATGTTTCTGGTTCCCCGGTACCGGCGTCAAGCCAAGCTCTTCTGGCGTGTGCTCAAAGCCCCTCGGATGGGGCCGATGCCTCCCGCTCGTAGCGGGCCGTGA
- a CDS encoding phytanoyl-CoA dioxygenase family protein, with protein sequence MHAVNPQEVRTAFERDGYYVAKAVFDPARVAELERDFDRIVDQLLCSNEDINARWSGPEMERLGKDTIVHHTHNVQQFSSAWLRAILDPRFLEVPKAILGEDVVLHHTKLFQKPPERGAPFPMHQDWTYFPTLKDTMMAGIIHVSEATDEMGCFRVVPGTHKLGRVADSHGQHQHEVISKYTVEEALALEAEPGDVVWFHYFLIHGSMPNTSQKARKTVLVQVHAGDDRVEDGNHHCDERLPLCGWNHLSTRVRAGWKD encoded by the coding sequence ATGCACGCCGTGAACCCGCAGGAAGTCAGGACCGCATTCGAGCGCGACGGCTATTATGTTGCGAAGGCCGTTTTCGACCCTGCCCGCGTTGCCGAGCTCGAACGGGACTTCGACCGGATCGTCGACCAGCTCCTTTGCTCGAACGAGGACATCAACGCCCGGTGGAGCGGGCCCGAAATGGAGCGGCTGGGCAAGGACACGATCGTCCACCACACCCACAACGTCCAGCAGTTCTCCTCGGCGTGGCTCCGTGCCATCCTCGACCCCAGATTCCTGGAAGTCCCCAAGGCGATCCTGGGCGAGGACGTGGTCCTCCACCACACCAAGCTCTTTCAAAAGCCGCCGGAAAGGGGCGCGCCGTTCCCCATGCACCAGGACTGGACCTATTTCCCCACCCTCAAAGACACGATGATGGCCGGCATCATCCACGTCAGCGAGGCCACCGACGAAATGGGGTGTTTTCGCGTGGTTCCTGGGACTCACAAGTTGGGCAGAGTCGCCGACTCTCACGGCCAGCACCAGCATGAGGTGATCTCGAAGTACACGGTCGAAGAGGCGCTCGCGCTGGAGGCAGAACCTGGCGACGTGGTCTGGTTCCATTACTTCCTCATCCACGGCTCCATGCCGAACACCTCGCAAAAGGCTCGCAAGACGGTGCTCGTCCAAGTCCATGCCGGCGACGACCGGGTCGAGGACGGCAACCACCACTGCGACGAGCGCCTCCCCTTATGCGGCTGGAACCACCTCTCCACGCGCGTTCGGGCAGGCTGGAAAGACTAG
- a CDS encoding PEP-CTERM sorting domain-containing protein (PEP-CTERM proteins occur, often in large numbers, in the proteomes of bacteria that also encode an exosortase, a predicted intramembrane cysteine proteinase. The presence of a PEP-CTERM domain at a protein's C-terminus predicts cleavage within the sorting domain, followed by covalent anchoring to some some component of the (usually Gram-negative) cell surface. Many PEP-CTERM proteins exhibit an unusual sequence composition that includes large numbers of potential glycosylation sites. Expression of one such protein has been shown restore the ability of a bacterium to form floc, a type of biofilm.): protein MRKQLGRLAWLTACGAVLCGQALGFGVFTLTAGRKDYANRYDVAGQLMYAGQSNANTYAFGKWAAFNALPPNVTNAMVTSALSTATNTWSQWANVSYDNSGLNAAGTGLLRLRYDSTKATGAHAYAFVGGTAGEVGYAEIVYGVRPQAGVNWNATNFAWTMMHEMGHTLGLVDLYENQTEDFADHPINENANPNLTASSTQDNVMHRYNNGNNYGNDPTTGIDNDEIFGVSYLWGSNTSQIFTGELAAAFNGNGRRGSANHHGQQTAGWWTYRGTFGSYLLTEKPYVDIDFLGYTGDFTGSILSDEAAAWEYVGNQGGGVERFRVNKAGIKGNFILKLKSRYLQERRVDAKVVTGGNGVSFTLAPNLNGLTYEQNILGGRSFAKVYGPVPEPSAIAVLGIGCLAFLRRRRRLG, encoded by the coding sequence ATGCGGAAGCAATTGGGCCGATTGGCCTGGCTGACAGCCTGTGGGGCTGTCCTCTGTGGGCAAGCACTGGGTTTCGGTGTCTTCACTTTGACAGCGGGACGTAAGGACTATGCCAACCGATATGACGTTGCGGGGCAGCTCATGTATGCGGGCCAGAGCAACGCGAATACCTACGCCTTTGGCAAGTGGGCTGCGTTCAACGCCTTGCCGCCAAACGTGACGAATGCGATGGTCACGTCCGCCTTGAGCACGGCAACGAACACCTGGTCCCAATGGGCCAATGTGAGCTATGACAACTCGGGCCTCAATGCGGCCGGAACGGGCCTCCTCAGGTTGCGATACGACTCGACCAAAGCAACCGGGGCGCACGCTTACGCCTTCGTTGGCGGGACTGCGGGCGAAGTGGGCTATGCCGAGATCGTCTACGGCGTCCGGCCCCAGGCCGGTGTCAACTGGAATGCCACGAACTTCGCATGGACGATGATGCATGAGATGGGCCACACCCTGGGCCTCGTCGACCTCTATGAGAACCAGACGGAGGACTTTGCGGACCACCCGATCAACGAGAACGCAAACCCGAATCTCACTGCGTCCTCGACGCAAGACAACGTGATGCATCGGTACAACAACGGCAATAACTACGGGAACGACCCGACAACAGGGATCGACAACGACGAGATCTTCGGTGTTTCCTACTTGTGGGGCTCCAACACGAGCCAGATTTTCACGGGCGAATTGGCGGCGGCCTTCAACGGCAATGGAAGGCGAGGATCGGCGAACCACCATGGCCAACAGACGGCGGGATGGTGGACCTACCGAGGCACCTTCGGGAGCTACCTTCTCACCGAGAAGCCTTACGTCGACATCGACTTTCTGGGCTACACGGGAGACTTCACCGGGTCCATCTTGAGCGATGAGGCCGCAGCATGGGAGTATGTGGGGAATCAGGGCGGAGGCGTCGAGCGCTTTCGCGTGAACAAGGCCGGAATCAAGGGGAACTTCATCCTTAAGCTCAAGAGCCGCTATCTACAGGAGCGTCGTGTCGACGCCAAGGTGGTTACCGGTGGAAACGGAGTGAGCTTCACCCTTGCCCCGAATCTGAATGGCCTCACCTACGAACAGAACATCCTTGGCGGAAGGTCGTTTGCGAAGGTCTACGGGCCGGTTCCCGAGCCTTCAGCGATCGCAGTTCTTGGAATCGGCTGCTTGGCTTTCTTGCGGCGAAGGCGAAGGCTCGGCTAG
- the era gene encoding GTPase Era produces the protein MAFKSGLVTLVGKPNVGKSTLLNALVGHKVSIVSSRPQTTRRRVIGIAQGEGYQIGFIDTPGLHEPHNRLQRAMVEQSRGSLADVDLVVVVVDVSKKPDDIEIALAKLLGAPDKGPARLMCLNKMDLLPAELVVERVEGYCKLFGTEEYMFTDAVRLRNLDKLVEMVLTHLPEAEPLFPEDEFTDQSARFLVSEIIREKVLAATRQEVPHATAVRIDSWEEPGSAPAASPHRGEKGRRDEGTEGQEAGKATSPPWGDTGERSEPGEGTTLHIAATILVERPGQRAILLGKQGSMIKKLGTEARKEIEELLGRHVFLALHVSVKEDWRSSFSMLRELEYVD, from the coding sequence ATGGCATTCAAATCTGGCCTTGTGACCTTGGTGGGAAAGCCTAACGTGGGCAAGAGCACGCTTCTCAACGCGCTCGTGGGCCACAAGGTGTCCATCGTAAGTTCCAGACCCCAGACCACGCGCCGCCGGGTGATCGGCATCGCGCAGGGCGAGGGTTACCAGATTGGCTTTATCGACACCCCCGGGCTCCACGAACCCCACAACCGCCTTCAGCGGGCCATGGTTGAGCAATCCAGGGGGTCTCTGGCGGACGTCGATCTCGTGGTTGTGGTGGTGGACGTCTCCAAGAAGCCCGACGACATAGAGATCGCGTTGGCGAAGCTGTTGGGCGCGCCAGACAAAGGTCCCGCACGGCTGATGTGCCTGAACAAGATGGACCTCCTCCCTGCCGAGCTGGTGGTGGAGCGAGTGGAAGGCTACTGCAAGCTGTTCGGGACAGAGGAGTACATGTTCACCGACGCGGTGCGCCTTAGGAACCTCGACAAGCTGGTCGAGATGGTCCTCACGCACCTTCCCGAAGCTGAGCCGCTCTTTCCAGAAGACGAGTTCACCGATCAAAGCGCGCGGTTCCTGGTCTCGGAGATTATTCGGGAGAAGGTTCTCGCCGCGACGCGCCAAGAGGTGCCCCACGCGACGGCGGTACGGATTGACAGTTGGGAAGAGCCCGGAAGCGCGCCTGCCGCCTCGCCCCATCGGGGAGAGAAGGGACGAAGGGACGAGGGGACTGAGGGACAAGAAGCTGGCAAAGCCACCTCGCCCCCTTGGGGAGATACCGGTGAACGCAGTGAACCGGGCGAGGGGACCACGCTGCACATCGCCGCCACCATCCTCGTTGAGCGTCCCGGCCAACGCGCGATCCTGCTCGGAAAGCAGGGCTCGATGATCAAGAAGCTGGGCACCGAAGCGCGGAAAGAAATCGAGGAGCTACTAGGACGACACGTCTTTTTGGCGCTTCACGTCTCGGTCAAAGAGGACTGGCGCAGCAGCTTCTCGATGCTCCGAGAGCTCGAGTACGTGGACTGA
- a CDS encoding flagellar hook-length control protein FliK, producing the protein MSMLAIIQPASAPNPGSVWPGIMGQADKSEFQVKDHAPPGPEPPPPNHLAKGEEASSDKLNASSKKPDSLPEAETAARRVEGHTDPNGLVAPPTHGEGESQAQEPGSVASSQAAAFAAALLLPNPAGLFSVEPQMAVPSSSASETIAVAADPLIGVALAGAAPAEAPTELSATQSQVEFAPDLSDLGPSAEEHNSTPEGVAVRTPENALGPSQTAGLDSAPLDKASAEAGEGKASLADDAVLQKLRPVHVSSDSLGPSQSRANAAENTAESGESLAASPAVDPSASAESAGQGLGEESSNGAGSEGSSAGWADASPSEAKPEDLAQAKLGAPDKGAALAPEAAVIAPAGPQATDATPRTDEAALRPAEASRALHQVADRIEMLAAIRPKDGVTVRLDPEHLGTITIKVLGSAKEVTAELTASNDSVRAALREHSGELTQALSARGVQLQSVQVGSETAAALGGRHQGASQGFDQAQTARFHHGFRREATADGFTLEQARGYARRATGVDVWV; encoded by the coding sequence ATGAGCATGCTTGCAATCATCCAGCCTGCAAGCGCGCCGAACCCAGGTTCGGTGTGGCCAGGCATCATGGGGCAAGCGGACAAATCGGAGTTCCAGGTTAAGGACCACGCGCCACCTGGCCCCGAGCCGCCCCCGCCGAACCACTTGGCGAAGGGGGAAGAGGCATCGAGCGACAAGCTGAACGCAAGCTCGAAAAAGCCGGACTCTCTCCCTGAAGCCGAAACCGCTGCGAGACGAGTGGAGGGTCATACCGACCCCAACGGTCTCGTGGCGCCGCCCACACATGGGGAAGGCGAGAGCCAGGCGCAGGAGCCCGGTTCGGTTGCCTCCTCGCAAGCTGCGGCATTTGCCGCGGCACTCCTCCTTCCCAATCCCGCGGGTCTGTTCAGCGTCGAGCCGCAGATGGCCGTGCCGAGCAGTTCGGCGTCAGAAACGATTGCGGTTGCTGCAGATCCCCTCATCGGGGTCGCCTTGGCAGGTGCTGCACCGGCCGAAGCGCCAACAGAATTGTCCGCCACGCAATCTCAGGTGGAATTCGCGCCAGACCTCTCGGATCTTGGGCCCTCGGCCGAGGAGCACAACTCAACGCCTGAAGGTGTTGCGGTGCGGACTCCCGAGAACGCGCTCGGCCCTTCTCAAACCGCTGGACTTGATTCCGCTCCGTTGGATAAGGCCTCTGCTGAAGCCGGAGAAGGGAAGGCCAGCCTTGCCGACGACGCAGTGCTTCAAAAGCTGAGGCCCGTTCACGTTAGCTCTGATTCCCTTGGCCCGAGCCAGAGTCGCGCAAACGCCGCCGAGAACACCGCCGAGTCTGGGGAGTCCCTGGCGGCTTCCCCCGCAGTGGACCCCTCGGCGAGCGCGGAATCGGCCGGCCAAGGGCTCGGAGAAGAAAGCTCGAACGGCGCTGGCTCCGAAGGCTCATCGGCTGGTTGGGCCGACGCAAGCCCCTCGGAAGCCAAGCCTGAGGACCTGGCCCAAGCCAAGCTCGGCGCTCCCGACAAGGGCGCCGCGCTAGCCCCTGAAGCTGCAGTCATCGCGCCGGCAGGCCCCCAGGCCACCGATGCGACGCCGCGGACCGATGAGGCCGCGCTAAGGCCTGCCGAGGCCAGCCGGGCCCTGCACCAAGTCGCGGATCGCATCGAGATGCTCGCGGCGATCAGGCCGAAAGACGGCGTCACGGTGCGTCTCGACCCGGAACACCTTGGGACCATCACGATCAAGGTGCTTGGTTCGGCCAAGGAAGTGACGGCGGAGCTGACTGCGTCGAACGACTCCGTTCGGGCTGCTCTGCGTGAGCATTCCGGCGAACTCACCCAAGCCTTGAGCGCGCGAGGCGTACAGCTTCAGAGCGTTCAAGTTGGTTCCGAAACCGCAGCAGCGCTCGGCGGACGCCATCAGGGGGCGTCACAGGGCTTCGATCAAGCGCAGACCGCGCGATTCCACCACGGCTTTCGAAGGGAAGCCACGGCCGACGGGTTCACCCTGGAGCAGGCGCGCGGGTATGCGCGGCGGGCGACGGGTGTGGACGTGTGGGTGTGA
- a CDS encoding flagellar hook protein FlgE yields MLQALLAGVASIKAQQTRMNVIGDNLANVNTTAHKRSRVSFQNMLAQTVRGASRPSASQGGLNPIQYGLGVLVSGTDINNEQGSLSATNRPTDMAIQGNGFFALSSGTGTSYTRDGTFDLDSQGDLVHRPTGQRLLGWTANSLGQVDTSVAISGSNSLRIPIGQLSAVQVTSDMEFAGNLNADATASEEWTTVTRVYDALGGQHDLQYRFYNHTLNPATPPAPPGAVSSWDWDATVVGDTTVIGSSSTSGEPLYFDTNGILINSTATHSVTVPAGAAPAFSIEMDFAGLSQLSTETQVQMSRQNGFPPGSLQGFSIGADGVVTGLFTNGLTRTLGQLALAVFSNPSGLERIGSNAWRATDNSGLPIVGAPSSGGRGSISSGFLEQSNVDIGTEFTDLIVTQRGFQANTKVVTTVDEMLQDLLNMKR; encoded by the coding sequence ATGCTACAAGCACTATTGGCCGGCGTGGCCAGCATCAAAGCGCAGCAGACGCGCATGAACGTCATCGGCGACAACCTCGCCAACGTCAACACGACCGCCCACAAGCGGTCCAGGGTCTCCTTCCAGAACATGCTCGCGCAGACGGTGCGTGGCGCTTCTCGCCCGAGCGCGTCGCAAGGCGGCCTGAACCCCATTCAGTACGGTCTTGGCGTCCTGGTGTCGGGAACAGATATCAACAACGAGCAGGGGTCGCTCAGCGCAACGAACCGCCCCACCGACATGGCGATCCAGGGAAACGGGTTCTTTGCGCTTAGCAGCGGAACAGGCACCTCCTATACGCGTGATGGGACTTTTGACCTGGACTCCCAGGGCGACCTGGTCCATCGGCCGACGGGCCAGCGGCTTCTTGGCTGGACGGCTAATAGCCTGGGCCAAGTGGACACGTCGGTCGCGATCTCCGGCTCCAACAGCCTCAGGATCCCGATTGGGCAACTCAGTGCGGTGCAGGTGACGTCGGATATGGAATTCGCCGGCAACCTCAATGCTGATGCCACTGCATCCGAGGAGTGGACGACGGTCACGCGCGTCTATGATGCCTTGGGTGGCCAGCACGACCTGCAATATCGCTTCTACAACCACACCCTTAACCCTGCGACCCCACCCGCTCCTCCGGGCGCGGTTTCAAGCTGGGATTGGGACGCCACAGTCGTGGGGGACACGACGGTTATCGGCTCCTCTTCCACGAGTGGTGAGCCGCTCTACTTCGATACGAATGGAATCCTGATCAACAGCACGGCGACCCACTCGGTCACGGTGCCTGCTGGGGCAGCCCCGGCGTTTAGTATCGAGATGGACTTCGCTGGGCTCTCCCAGCTCAGCACCGAAACGCAGGTTCAGATGAGCCGCCAGAACGGTTTCCCGCCGGGTTCGTTGCAGGGCTTCAGCATCGGCGCCGATGGCGTGGTGACAGGGCTCTTTACGAACGGTCTGACGCGAACTCTCGGCCAACTGGCCCTTGCCGTTTTCTCAAATCCGAGCGGTCTGGAACGAATCGGCTCGAACGCCTGGCGAGCGACAGACAACTCTGGCCTGCCGATCGTTGGCGCCCCGAGCTCGGGTGGCCGAGGCTCGATCAGTTCGGGATTCCTCGAGCAGTCGAATGTGGACATCGGAACGGAGTTCACGGATCTGATCGTGACCCAGCGTGGCTTTCAGGCCAACACAAAGGTCGTCACGACGGTCGATGAGATGCTTCAAGACCTACTGAACATGAAGCGGTAG
- a CDS encoding RidA family protein, with translation MTRIVVSTPNAPAAIGPYSQAIKASGSFLFCSGQIALTPGGELIETSVDDQAEQALKNLGAVLAEAGLDYENVVKTTIFLSSMEHFATVNEIYRKFFKNDPPARSTVAVAGLPRGVDVEIEAIAVF, from the coding sequence ATGACCCGAATCGTCGTATCCACCCCCAACGCGCCCGCCGCCATCGGTCCCTATTCGCAGGCGATCAAGGCCTCCGGCAGCTTCCTCTTTTGCAGCGGGCAGATCGCGCTCACCCCTGGGGGCGAACTCATCGAAACGAGCGTGGATGACCAGGCCGAGCAAGCCCTCAAGAACCTTGGAGCCGTGCTCGCTGAAGCCGGTCTCGACTACGAGAACGTGGTCAAGACCACCATCTTCCTCTCTTCGATGGAGCACTTCGCGACGGTGAATGAGATTTATCGCAAGTTCTTCAAAAACGACCCTCCTGCGCGATCGACCGTCGCGGTCGCGGGCCTGCCCCGAGGGGTGGATGTGGAGATTGAGGCGATTGCCGTGTTTTGA